One window from the genome of Candidatus Polarisedimenticolaceae bacterium encodes:
- a CDS encoding universal stress protein, producing MKILLAYDGSRCAEAALEEVLQRPWPAGTEVRIVTAVERPAYAPSVGGIEGLATFGERLGAELREEAYRQIQRALERFAGRAELKSSYELRDGDAKSALLAAIREWKPDLVVAGSHGKTPLERFLLGSVSHALVSHAPCNVEIVKASTAA from the coding sequence ATGAAGATCCTGCTGGCGTATGACGGATCGCGATGCGCGGAAGCCGCGCTCGAGGAAGTGCTGCAGCGGCCCTGGCCCGCGGGGACGGAGGTGCGGATCGTCACCGCGGTGGAGCGGCCGGCCTACGCCCCCTCGGTCGGAGGGATCGAAGGGCTCGCGACCTTCGGCGAGCGCCTGGGGGCCGAGCTCCGCGAAGAGGCCTACCGCCAGATCCAGCGGGCCCTGGAGCGGTTTGCCGGCAGGGCGGAGCTGAAGTCGAGTTACGAGCTCCGGGACGGCGATGCCAAGAGCGCCCTGCTCGCGGCGATCCGGGAGTGGAAACCCGACCTCGTCGTCGCGGGCTCCCACGGCAAGACCCCCCTCGAGCGGTTCCTGCTCGGAAGCGTCAGCCACGCCCTGGTCAGCCACGCGCCCTGCAACGTCGAGATCGTCAAGGCTTCGACCGCCGCCTGA